Below is a genomic region from Sulfitobacter sp. OXR-159.
TCGCAGGGGCCATGCAAATGAACCTGCATTCCCCAGGTGGCGTGTCGTTTGAGGTGAAGATCGCCTGTATCCGATCGCTAGACAAGGATTTTCTGCCGCAAGCGGCACCTGCGGTCGCGCAGACTGCTGGATCTGGACGGATCAGACCGCGAAGCCGCTGTTTCCTTGCCCAGGGGCGGCGTTTTTCAGCGCAGCGGACAGATCTGTCCAGCCGCTTTCGTTCAGTTTGAGCGTGGATCGCGATCATGCGCATAGCGGTGGCGCTCGCAATCGGCGGATAGCGGCGAGGATGGCGCGTACCATCGTGCCGGTGACAGCGACCTCGGCCAGCTGGAAGGTGATGGTGCGGGCGTGACGGACCACACGTGCCCCGATCTTGATCAGCTTCAGTTGCAGGCTGGTCAACGACCAGTCGGCCATGGCTTCGGGCAGCTCGATGCAGCGCAAGAAGGTGGCCAGGTTGTACGCCAGGGCGTGCAGTTGCAGCCGCACCTCATTGTCGCGGAACTTCCGGCACGACAGCCGCGTCCAGCGAAAGGCGTATTTGCCCTCTTTGATGTGCTGCTCGGCGGTGCCGCGCTGGTTGTAGAACCGCACCACCCAGTCCGGCTCCATCGGCAGGTTGGTGACGATGAAGCCGACACGCGGGAACAGTTCGCCCGGATGCCATTCGATCTTGGCGATCACCCGGCGTTCCTTGTCCCAGGACGCCGCCTGATACTCGAATTCCTCGAAGAACCGCTTGACCTTGGTCAGTGACGGCCGCCCGACAGGGCGCGTTAGCCGATGCGCGATCTTGTCCTTGAGGACCGCGTTTGCGGGCAGCCGGATGGCGTAGAAGAACCGCGCTTCTTCCAATCGCTCATAGATCGCCGGGATCGCGTAGGCAGCATCGGCCCGGAAGAACCTGCCACCAAGGTCGCGCTCCGCGTAGCGCGCAATGACGGGGTCGAGAACATCACGCCAGCCATCGGCGCTGTGGACGTTGCCATGGCGCAGGGCGCAGCGTTCCAGCATCCCGAACTGGTTGAACAGAAAGTTGGGGTGATAGCAGCTACAGTCGAAATGGCCATTCCAGGCGGACCCTTCCTGGTCGCCATGGGTCGGGCTGACCGAGCTGTCCATGTCCAGAACGATGTACTTCAGCCCGTTACGGTCATGGAACCGGTCGATCCATTGCCCGTTCAGGTCGGCCAGCGCGGCACGGTTCCCGGCCAGAGCCAGCGTCTCGGTCTCGAACCGTCCCATCTGCGATGCCGAGGCCGCTTGTGCATCGACCGCTCTGCCGCCGACAACTTGGCGCATGACCGGATCGCAGGCGAGACGGTTGGCGTCGTTGACATCCTCGTATCCGGCCAGCCGCCCAAAGACTGATTGCCGGAACAGGCCGTCGAGCCGATGGACCGTGTTCTTGCCAGAGCGAGTATCGCGCAGCGCCGCTGACGCCAAATCGGACAACCCGAGCGCGTCATCAAGCTCGCGCATCACCAGAAGGCCGCCGTCGGAACTGAGCTGCGTGCCGCGAAATTCCAGCCGCACGCGAGGGTCGAAATCCACCCGATCTGCCCGTTGCAAGCCCGCACCCTCTGGGTGATCCATGAAACGCGCCCCTCGCAGCCTTCAACACCATGTTTTATATAGGAAATATAATGGTCAGGACAGCGAAATCAGCGCCTTACTTGGGAAATGTGGGGTCATGTGTCCGGCCTGTTTGCGCGGTTTTGACCGCTGGCCCTGATGGGTTCCGCAAACCAAGTTCCTATCAGCTTTACGGGCTATTATGCCCGCGCCATTCGGCGGAGTGTCTTGGCTTTGGCGGCAGACTTATGCACCATCATCTCGCGGATCTTGCTAACTCGTTGTTCCTTTCGTCTCAGGCTACAGTGCGTGGGCTGTAGGGTTCGTTGCGGGTAAGCACTGCCCAGACGATCCGGGCGGTCTTGTTGGCCATGGCGACGGTTGCGACACGCGCAGGTTTGCGTTCAAGCAAGGATGTAAGCCATTTGCTGGCTCGCTCGGGATGGGATCGTGTTTGTCGAACGAGTGATGTCATGCCAACGACAAGCAATGATCGCAGATACTGGTCACCCATCTTGGTGATCCGCCCCAGCTTCTCTTTACCGCCGCTGGATTTGTTGGCAGGCGTTAAACCCAGCCATGCTGCGAACTCCCGGCCGTTTTTGAATTGGTGACCATCTCCAATGCTGGCGATGATCGCAGAAGCCGTCACCGCGCCGACGCCGGGTATAGTGCGCAGCAAACGGACACGCGCATCTTCTTTGGCCACTTGTTTGAGGCGCTCTTCATACCATCGGACCTGCTTATGCAGAGCCATGAGCTGTTCTGACAGGTTGCGGATCACCTCGTTGGCGATGTCTGGCAAGTCGAGCACTTCACCAAGAGTGATGTCCTCAGCAAATCCAATCACACGGGCCAGCCCTTTAGGAATGAAGATGCCGAACTCCGCGACCAGACCACGCAGATTGTTGATGAGTTGCGTTCTTTGGCGCACCAAAAGGTCACGCGCCCGATGTAGCGACAACAGGGATTACTGCTCGACTGTTTTGGTCGCAACAAACCGCATGGTGGGTCGGGTCACTGCCTCGCAAATTGCTTCGGCGTCAATGGCATCAGACTTACCGCGTTTGACATATGGCTTCACATACATCGGCGGAATCAGCCGAACCTCGTGACCAAGAGCTGTCAGTTCACGGGCCCAATGATGCGCACTGCTGCACGACTCCATGCCAATCAGGCACGGATCCAGTTTTGCAAAGAACGGCAGAAATTGCGTTCGTCGCAGCGGCTTGTTGAACACGACTTCTTCGCTCGCGGTGATCCCATGGACCTGGAAAACGTTCTTGGCCAGATCAACGCCGATTGTGGTAACTTGCATGGGGTGGCTCCTCTCATAAGCAGATTTTGACAACTGCACTATGGCGCATTGCGACGCCGGTTGAAGCAGGAGCCATCCACCCCATCAGCTTTGGTAAGGGATGCGCAGCGGCGTGAGGCGGTTTGAGCGAAATGGTACAGCGCGGGCGGGGCGCGCGGCGGCGCAGGTTCATGACAAAACCGATGTTGGGAATTTTCATCCTCTGAGCCGATCAGGCCAGCATTGGGTTTTACCCAGCATCCAATTGCGGTAAATAGCGCCTGTCCGCCGAAGCTTAGGCTTTGGCGGCTTACAGGGTCGGGCGTTGCATGGAGCCGGAACATTGAGTTTTACAGCGCCTGATCCAGACCAATTGCCCTGCACATTGAACGATTATTACAGCCGTGCACGCGCAGGGATGAGCCCGCGCAACCGCGCGTATTTCTTGGCCGGTGCCGGGGATGGGCAGACTGCTTCAGCCAATGAAACCGCTTTTCAGCAGGCTGAGGTCACGCCACGGATGTTGCGCGATCTGCGGGGCGGGTCGACAGAGGTGTCGCTGCTGGGACAAAAGCTTGTTGCGCCCTTTCTGATTGCGCCCTTTGCCTATCACCGACTGCTGCATGACGCAGGCGAGAGCGCAACCGCCCGCGCGGCCGAGGCCCAGTCGATCAAGATGGTGCTGAGCGCGCAGAGCAGCGAACCGCTCGACAGGGTGCGCAGAAGCGGCCCCGGCAGTGACTGGTTTCAGCTGCACTGGATGGGGAGCAGAGAGGCCACGCAAGCGCTTGCGCAGATGGCACTGGACGCGGGTTTCACCAGATTGATCCTGACCATTGATGCGCCCGTCCAAGGGGTGCGGGACCGCGAAATCGAGGCGCAGTTTCAGCTGCCGCCCGATGTCAGCGCGGTCAATCTCGCGCGGTTCACGCCGCCTGCCTTCACGCCGCGTGAAGACGCGCAGTCGATCATTTTTGACCACATCGCCGAGACCCTGCCCACATGGGCTGATGTCGCTTGGCTGATCGAGACGGTAGAGGCTCCGCTGCTGCTGAAAGGCATCCTGCATCCAGAGGATGCAGCGCAGGCGCAGAGGATCGGCGCGGCGGGCGTCATCGTGTCAAACCATGGTGGCCGGGTGCTGGACCGCGCGCCCTCAACGCTAAGCGCCCTGCCCGCCATAGTTGCCAAGGTCGGACCGGATTACCCTGTGTTGATGGACGGAGGCATCCGGCGCGGGGTCGATATCCTGATCGCGCTGGCCCTCGGGGCAAAGGCCGTTTTGATCGGGCGGCCCATCGCCTGCGGATTGGCGGTGGCTGGCGATCTGGGGGTCAGCCATGTGTTGCGCTTGCTGCGCGACGAGTTGGAAATCGCTATGTTGCTAAGCGGCTGCGCAACGGTGCAAGACATAGAGCGCGATATGGTTCACCTGAAACTATAACGCAGCGGGATGATCAGCGTGAATTCGTCGCCTTTCAGATAGCTGGGCGGCGTGGGCATCTTTTCCAGCGTCTTGACCGTCTGCACGGCCGCCATGTCGAGGATTTCTGAACCCGAGGATTGCGCCACCTCAGCCGCGATCAGCGCCCCGTAACGGTCCAGCGTGAAGCGCACCTGCACCTCGCCTTCGATCCGGTCGCTGCGCGCCTTGGCCGGATAGGTTTTGGCACCGCTGATCAACAACACGATGCTTTTCTGCCAGTCGCGGATCTCTTCCGTCTGTTCGGCGGTCAGCCCTTCACTTTCGGCCTTGGCGGTTTCCGCTTCCGTGTCTGCCTCAACCCCGGCGACAGACTGCTCAGAGGCCTGCCGCGCTTCGGCGCCGATCTGGCTTTCCGCGTCGATTTGCTCGGGGTCCTGCTCGGCGGCGATCTCTTCGGCCACCTCCTCCGTCTCGGCTTCGGGCTCGGGGGCGGCCACGCCGAATTTCAAGCTCTCGTCCTCAACGTCATAGGGTATCTGACTTAGAATTGGCTGTTCGGCGGCCTTGGCGGCCTCCAAGACTTCAGGACTTTCGGTTACCGTCGGCGCATCCTGGGCCTCGATCTGCGCCACGCTGTCTTCTTGCAAGGCGGAGGGGGCCGCGATGATATCCGACAGATCGAACATCACCGCGCCGGTAATCCCCTCTGTCTTGGGCTCGGCGGGTTCTGCGGCGGGGGGCTGATCCAGCAGCAAGACGGGAAGCCCTGCATGCAGCGCACCGCTTAGGGCGATCGCGACGCCCCAGAAAACGGGCCTGACGCTGCGCGAGGCGTAGGTCAGGCTCACTGCGCCGCCTCCGGCTGTGGTGTGGCTGCCTCTTCTACATTTTCATCCAGTCCGACCAGCCCGACCTTCAGAAACCCGTCTGCGCGCAGGATGTTCATCACCCGCATGAACTCACCATAGGGCACCGATTTATCTGCGCGGATGAAGATCCGCGTGTCGCGTTTTTGCAAGGTAGCGATGCCGACGTCGATATAAAGCCTGTCGTGCGTCGTGGCCGTCTCGCCCACCGAAAGGGCGAGGTCTTCAGTGATGGTGATGAAAACCGGCTCGGCGGGGCGCTCCGGGGCTTCGGCGACCGCTACGGGCAGTTCCACCGGGATGTCGACCGTCGACAGCGGGACCGCGATCATGAAGATGATCAGCAGAACCAACATGACATCGATAAAGGGGGTGACGTTGATCTCGCTGTTTTCGCTGAGATCGCCATCGTCGTCACCGCGCAGCCGCGCACCCACGCCGCCTACTCCGCCGCCGGGGCTGAAACGGACCCCAGATGGTAGGCGGGTCGTGCCCCTGCCATCTCATCATCGGCAAGGTCCAGATCGCGGGACAAGGTCCGCTCGACCAGCGCGCCCGCATCGGCCAGCATCACCTTATAGCCCCCCAAGCCCCGCGCGAGGATGTTGTAGAAAATCACCGCAGGGATCGCCGCGACAAGGCCGATGGCCGTGGCTAACAACGCCTCGGCAATGCCCGGCGCGACGATGGCCAGATTGGTGGTGTTGCTTTCTGAGATCGAGATGAAGCTGTTCATGATCCCCCAAACGGTGCCGAACAGCCCAACAAAGGGTGCAACCGAGCCGACATTGGCCAAGACCCCTGCCCCCAGCCCCATGCGCCGGGCGGCCCCGGCCTCAATCCGCGCGATTTCCGACCCCGCGCGTTCCTTGATCCCAGCTTTGATCCCGGACTTCATCCCGGCACTGGCGCCCGAGGCTGCGCGCTCACGCTCGGCTGCGCGCACCATCTGCCCCATGACGCCTTTGCGTTTGGCGAAACGCGCACGCGCCGCAACCAGCGAGCCTGCCTTGTCCAGATCGCGATACCGGCGGCGCAGCACGCCGCGTTCCCATCGCAGGATCATCACCCGTGCGACAAAGATCACCCAGACCAGAACTGAGGCAAAGAGCAGCGACAGCATGACGCCTTTGACAACCCAATCGGCCGCCATGAACATGCCAAGGGGCGACATCTCGTCATGCTCGGCCTGCTCAAGCAGCGTGGTCACCGTCTCAAGATCGAAAGCGGCGGCGGGGGCTGCGGCGATACAAAGGGCAGCAGCGGGAAAAACCAGAGAAAGCTTCATCGTTTAAGTCTCGGCCCATGTGCGAATAAGGTTGTGATAGATGCCGGTCAGACGCACCGTTTCGGGATCATTTGCCCCGATGCTGTCGCTGAGCGCCTGAATGGATTGATCCAGATCGAACAGGATGCGGCGGTTCGCGTCAGAGCGGATCATGCTTTGCAGCCAGAAAAAGGACGACACACGCGCCCCTCGGGTCACGGGGGTGACCTCATGCAGGCTGGTGGCCGGATAGAGGATCATATCCCCCGCAGGCAGTTTCACGGTCTGGCGGCCATAGTGATCCTCGATCACCAATTCGCCGCCGTCGTAGTCTTCTGGCTCGCTGAGAAATAGCGTCATCGACAGATCGGTGCGCAGCCGTTCCTGGGTCAGCGGGTTCACCCGAATGGCATTGTCGATATGCGCCCCAAAGGTTTCGGCCTGCGCGTATTTGTTGAACATCGGCGGCAGGATTCTTGCGGGCAGCGCGGCAGACAGAAACAGCGGATCACTGGTCAGCTTTTGCAAGATGAACTTGCCCAATGTTTGCGCCGTGTCCGAGGTTGGCGGCAATTGTTGATTGCGTTTGACCTCTCGTGATTGCGCGCCTGCGGTCTTGGCTCCGTCCTCCCAATCTGCTGCATCAAGATGCGCGCGGACCTGTTTGACGTCGTCTTTGCTCAGGATCGAAGGGATCGTGATCAGCATATCATACCTCTTGCTGTCAGCGGGCAACCCCAGAAGGGCTGCCCGCCTTGATGGCTGCGGTTTAGAACTTCATTTCCAGAGAGAAGGAAACTTCACGGCCCGGCGCGACATAGGTGAATGGCGTGCCCGAACGGTAGGCAGCGTCATAGACCGTTTCATCCGCGACATTGGTGACGGCCATCTTCAACATGGTGTTGTCGGCGACTTCGTATTCACCCAGCAAGTCAAAGGTAAAGGCGTCGGGAATGGACCGGCCATTGGCGGCCACGCTGCCCAGATCAATCGCACCTTGATAGTTCACACGCCCGCCCAGCATCAAACGATCCGTCACCTGATAGGTGGCCAACAAGTTCAACTGCTCATGTGCGACATTTGCCACCGACAGACCGATGTTGTCGCTGTCGGCACTGCGCAAGACTTCGCTGTCCATGAAGTTGGCGCCGCCGAAAAGGCTCAGCCGTTCGGTCACCTTGCCCGCAACGCCGAGTTCAAGACCCCGCATGCGGTACTTCAGCGTGTCGGAGGTGACGGTCGCACCGCGTGGCCCAATATCCTCACGCGCTTGGTCCTTAGTGGTTTGATAGAGCGCCGCGGTGAACAGAAGGTTCGGCGTGAAGCTGTATTTCGCACCGATTTCCAGCGAGGTATTCTCTTCGGGTGCAAGCCCTGACCCGTTATCATCCAGCCCGCCGAAAAAACCGCCGCCCGCTTCCAGTTCCTGCCCCGCAGGGTTGGTCGAAGTAGCCGCCGCTGCATAGATGTTCAGACGGTCGGTAAAGGCATAGGTCGCCCCCAAGTTCCAGTTCAGCATGACATCATCGCGCGACAGCTCATAGGCATCTTCGCCGGTGCCGCCACTGCGGGCGATGTCATACATGTCCACCCGCAGCCCGCCGTTGACCTTCAGGCGGTTCGACAGGGTCACGGTATCCAGCGCATAGAGGGAGGTGGTCTTGACAGTCGTTTCCGTAAGGTCCGTTCCCAATACGGGTTCTTCGCCGCTCCAGCAGCCTTCCCCGATGGGATCGGGATTGACGGCGCTGACGGTGCAGCCGCGTTGGCCAGCCGGTGGCTCGTAATCCTCGCTGGAAAGGTTCGAGTAGCTCAACTTCTCAATCTCTTCGCGCGAGGTGGCAAGACCGAGCACATAAGAATGCGACGCGCCGGCGAATTGGGCGGCCCCGCTCAGTTCCAGAACATTGGCAAGCACATCGGTTTGCTGGTTCCAGCTTTTGAAGCTGAGCCCGACTTCCCAATCCTCGGGATTGGTGGAATCATTGTCGATCAGGCTGCTTGGTGCTGTCAAAACATAGTCGTTGGTCGACCGTGCCGCGCGGAATGTGTTGGTCAGCGTCATGCCGTTGTCAAAGGCATAGGTTGCCTTGGCCGTGGCCACCGTCTCTTCGACAGTCTGGAAATCGCGGCCCGGCACCCCGTAAAAAGTATCCCGGTCGATGCCGTATTCTGTGACCGGACCGACCAGGCCCAGGTCTTCGTTGTTGACGTAGGGCACCCCCCAATCGGGCGTCTGCTCGATCTTGGTGTAGCTCAGGTTGCCTTCCAGGGTCAGCGCATCGGTCGCCGCGAATTTCAGCGCCAATGCAGCACCTCGGCGGTCATCGGTGATCTCATCGCGTCCAGCCACTTCGCCATCTTGCAGCATTCCGTTGAAACGCAGTTGTAGGCGGTCGTTGATGACCTTGTTGGTGTCGATGGTCTGACGCAGGGTGGTCGCGTCGGTGACAGTGGTCACCGTTTTGGTGAAATCAACATCCTGCGGGCTTTTGGAGATCACATCGATCGCGCCGCCCGTGGTCCCGCGCCCGCCGACTGTGCCCGCCGGGCCCTTGGTGACTTCGACCTGCTCGGTGCTGAACGTCTCGGCGACACCGGTGCCGGGGCTGCGGATGCCATCGGTATAGGTGTCGTTATTGGCTTTGAACCCGCGGATATAGATGTTGTCCCCAAAGGAGTTCCCGCCCTCGCCGAAGCCAAGCGAAATGCCCGGTGTCGACCGCGCCAACTCACGCACGCTGGTTGTGCCGGTGGTTTCCAAGACCTCTTGGGTGATCGCTGTCACCGTGCGCGGATTGTCTTTCAGCGGGCCGGGCATCCGACTGTTGGCAAGCGTATTGGCTTTGAATGGGGCGTCTTGATCAACGTAAGAACTGCCACCTGCCGCCGCTTTTGCGGCAGCGCGGGCCTGCGCATCGGCCAGTTCCTGCGCTTGGCGTTCCGCGGCTTCCTCGGCGGCGCAGACGGGGGTGCCCGCCAATGCAGCTGTGCAGACCGTGGGTTCCGCGGCACGCGGCTGGGCCGCTCGGCGTGGCGCTGGCTGGGCGGCGCGCGGCGCAGGCTTTACCGCCGGCTGGGGGGTTGGCTCTTCGGTCGTCTCGACTTCGACTGTTGGCAGGATGATCAGATCACTGTCCTGCGCGGCGCCGGGTGTGGCCATGCAAGCCATGGCCAAGGAGGCTCCGAAGCCCCCGAACACCAGCTGAGAATGCCGGTGAATTTTGTCTGTGCAGTTTTGGGTGTCGTTGGTACGGCGCATAAGTCCCTCGCGGAGAAGATTTTTTCTTGCTGACCGCGCTTCCAACGGCTGGCTATTTGAATGGGCCACCGCTTAATCTGAGTATTTTAGTAAGTAAAGATATTAATCCTATTAAAATAGTCAAGTATAGCGCCGTGTTGTGAAGCTACACCACTCTGGTAGCGGCGTTTGCGCCCGGGCGCGGGCAGTGAAAGATTTCATGACTGAGGCTGGATGGGCGGTGAAAGCGGCTGGGCTCTTGCGTGGTGGCAGCCTGCGTCTTCGCGATTCGGGCGGGGGCGCATCGAACCGGTGCCCCCAAGAACAAGCGGAAGTCTGGTTCACAGAGGGTGTTTTCGGCGTCGCGCAGCGCCTCTGCAGACCGCGATCAGTGAGACCGCCACGTGATTTCGTATCTTCGACATCGGAAAGCGCAAAACGTCTGAACCAGTGGGTACAGCACCCCGACATAAATAAAGCTCCAGACCCAAAGGACCTGAAGCTTTGACTTTTTAAATTGCGAGCACTTAGGCACCCTCGGGCTTCAAAACCCTCGCAAATGAGCGCCACAACCCCGTTTAGCTACAGCCGCTCGTGCCGCCGCAGGTGTTGCACTTCATGCAGGTGCCGTTGCGAACCAGCGTGTAGTTGCCGCATTCGCCGCAGGCTTCGCCTTCGTAGCCCTGCATCTTGGCCTTGGCCCGCGCATCAAGGCTGACCCCGCCGGAACTGACAGCAGTGGAGGATTTCACCGCCAAGGCTATGTCACCGCTGCCGCTGATCTGTGGCGTGAGGCCCTGCAGGCCCGCATCTGCGTCCGCGCTCTGCCCGCCTTGCAGCACCACAAGATCTTGCGGCAGGCGGTTGCGCAGATACCCGGACGAGCTGATTTGCTTGAGCACCTCAAGCGATTTATTCGCCGCCTTCTCACTCAACTCGCTCACATTGCCAAGGTTCTCTTCCTCACCTCGACCCAGATCGTCAAAGGTCGCGCCTTCAGGCTTCACATGCGCCAGATCGGTCCGGTCGAGGTAGGACACGGCGAGTTCGCGGAACACATAGTCAAGGATCGAAGTCGCCTGTTTGATGCTGTCGTTGCCCTGCACCATGCCCGCGGGCTCGAATTTGGTGAAGGTGAAGGCGTCGACGAACTCCTCCAGCGGCACGCCGTATTGCAGGCCCACGGAAACCGCGATGGCGAAGTTGTTCATCATCGCCCGGAAACCCGCGCCTTCCTTGTGCATGTCGATGAAGATTTCACCCAGCTTGCCATCTTCGTATTCGCCGGTGCGCAGATAGACCTTATGCCCGCCGACATTCGCCTTCTGGGTATAGCCCTTGCGGCGCTGCGGCATCTTCTCGCGGTGCGATTTGATGATCTCTTTGACGATCACCTTTTCGACGATCTTCTCGGCCAACACGGCGGCTTTCTCATGCGCGTTGCCGCTTTCCAGCGTTTCGGCGGCGTCATCGTCGTCTTCGACCAGCGCGGCCGCCAGCGGCTGGCTCAGCTTTGAACCGTCGCGGTAAAGCGCATTGGCTTTGATCCCCAAGGACCAGCTTAGCTCATAGGCCTTTTGGCAGTCCTCGATGGTGGCGTCATTCGGCATGTTGATCGTCTTGGAGATCGCCCCCGAGATGAAGCTCTGAGCCGCCGCCATCATATGGATGTGGCTGTTGACCGACAGATAGCGTTTGCCTTTCTTGCCGCAGGGGTTGGCACAATCGAAGATGCCGTAATGCTCGGCCTTGAGGTGCGGCGCGCCCTCCAGCGTCATGGTGCCGCAGACGTGGTCATTGGCCGCTTCGATATCCGCCTTGCTGAAACCGAGGGAGCGGAGCAGATCGAAGGTCGGGTCGTTCAGCTTTTCGGTCGGGATGCCCAGCACCTGCGTGCAGAACGCCTCGCCCAGCGTCCATTGGTTAAACACGAAACGGATATCAAATGCCTGCTTCAGCGCGGCATCCACCTTGGCCAACTCATTCGCGCCAAAGCCGTGGCCCGCCAGCGTGGTATGGTTGATCGCAGGCGCGTTGCCGATGGTGCCGTGGCCCACGGCGTAGCTGACGATCTCTTCGATCTGGGCCGACCCGTAGCCGAGTTTCTCAAGCGCTGCGGGCACGGATTGGTTGATGATCTTAAAGTACCCGCCCCCGGCGAGTTTCTTGAACTTCACCAGCGCGAAGTCAGGCTCAATCCCCGTGGTGTCGCAGTCCATCACAAGACCGATGGTGCCCGTGGGCGCGATGACAGAGGTCTGGGCGTTGCGGTAGCCATGCACCTCACCCAGTTTCAGCGCCTCGTCCCAGCAGGATTTGGCGATGTCGACCAACCCAGCCTGTGGGCAATTGCCATGATCCAGCGGTACTGGCGTGACCGAAAGCTGCTCATAGCCATCCGCCTTGCCATAGGCGGCGGTGCGGTGGTTGCGGATGACGCGCAGCATATGCTCAGCATTCTTGGCATAGCCCGGAAAGGCCCCCAGTTCGCCCGCCATTTCCGCCGACGTTGCATAGGCCACGCCGGTCATGATCGCGGTCAACGCCCCGCCAAGGGCACGGCCCTCGTCACTGTCGTAGGAATAGCCCATGTTCATCAGCAGCCCGCCGATGTTCGCATAGCCAAGCCCCAGCGTGCGGAAGTCATAAGACCGCTGCGCGATTTCTTTGGAGGGGAACTGCGCCATCATCACGCTGATCTCAAGCGTCACGGTCCACAGACGCGAGGCATGCATGTAATCCTCGACCTGAAAAACGCCGTCCTTGAGGAAGGTTAGCAGGTTCATCGACGCCAAGTTGCAGGCCGTGTCGTCAAGG
It encodes:
- a CDS encoding IS1380-like element IS1247 family transposase, whose protein sequence is MDHPEGAGLQRADRVDFDPRVRLEFRGTQLSSDGGLLVMRELDDALGLSDLASAALRDTRSGKNTVHRLDGLFRQSVFGRLAGYEDVNDANRLACDPVMRQVVGGRAVDAQAASASQMGRFETETLALAGNRAALADLNGQWIDRFHDRNGLKYIVLDMDSSVSPTHGDQEGSAWNGHFDCSCYHPNFLFNQFGMLERCALRHGNVHSADGWRDVLDPVIARYAERDLGGRFFRADAAYAIPAIYERLEEARFFYAIRLPANAVLKDKIAHRLTRPVGRPSLTKVKRFFEEFEYQAASWDKERRVIAKIEWHPGELFPRVGFIVTNLPMEPDWVVRFYNQRGTAEQHIKEGKYAFRWTRLSCRKFRDNEVRLQLHALAYNLATFLRCIELPEAMADWSLTSLQLKLIKIGARVVRHARTITFQLAEVAVTGTMVRAILAAIRRLRAPPLCA
- a CDS encoding alpha-hydroxy acid oxidase, which translates into the protein MSFTAPDPDQLPCTLNDYYSRARAGMSPRNRAYFLAGAGDGQTASANETAFQQAEVTPRMLRDLRGGSTEVSLLGQKLVAPFLIAPFAYHRLLHDAGESATARAAEAQSIKMVLSAQSSEPLDRVRRSGPGSDWFQLHWMGSREATQALAQMALDAGFTRLILTIDAPVQGVRDREIEAQFQLPPDVSAVNLARFTPPAFTPREDAQSIIFDHIAETLPTWADVAWLIETVEAPLLLKGILHPEDAAQAQRIGAAGVIVSNHGGRVLDRAPSTLSALPAIVAKVGPDYPVLMDGGIRRGVDILIALALGAKAVLIGRPIACGLAVAGDLGVSHVLRLLRDELEIAMLLSGCATVQDIERDMVHLKL
- a CDS encoding energy transducer TonB — its product is MSLTYASRSVRPVFWGVAIALSGALHAGLPVLLLDQPPAAEPAEPKTEGITGAVMFDLSDIIAAPSALQEDSVAQIEAQDAPTVTESPEVLEAAKAAEQPILSQIPYDVEDESLKFGVAAPEPEAETEEVAEEIAAEQDPEQIDAESQIGAEARQASEQSVAGVEADTEAETAKAESEGLTAEQTEEIRDWQKSIVLLISGAKTYPAKARSDRIEGEVQVRFTLDRYGALIAAEVAQSSGSEILDMAAVQTVKTLEKMPTPPSYLKGDEFTLIIPLRYSFR
- the exbD gene encoding TonB system transport protein ExbD → MGARLRGDDDGDLSENSEINVTPFIDVMLVLLIIFMIAVPLSTVDIPVELPVAVAEAPERPAEPVFITITEDLALSVGETATTHDRLYIDVGIATLQKRDTRIFIRADKSVPYGEFMRVMNILRADGFLKVGLVGLDENVEEAATPQPEAAQ
- the exbB gene encoding tonB-system energizer ExbB, encoding MKLSLVFPAAALCIAAAPAAAFDLETVTTLLEQAEHDEMSPLGMFMAADWVVKGVMLSLLFASVLVWVIFVARVMILRWERGVLRRRYRDLDKAGSLVAARARFAKRKGVMGQMVRAAERERAASGASAGMKSGIKAGIKERAGSEIARIEAGAARRMGLGAGVLANVGSVAPFVGLFGTVWGIMNSFISISESNTTNLAIVAPGIAEALLATAIGLVAAIPAVIFYNILARGLGGYKVMLADAGALVERTLSRDLDLADDEMAGARPAYHLGSVSAPAAE
- a CDS encoding Fe2+-dependent dioxygenase; this encodes MLITIPSILSKDDVKQVRAHLDAADWEDGAKTAGAQSREVKRNQQLPPTSDTAQTLGKFILQKLTSDPLFLSAALPARILPPMFNKYAQAETFGAHIDNAIRVNPLTQERLRTDLSMTLFLSEPEDYDGGELVIEDHYGRQTVKLPAGDMILYPATSLHEVTPVTRGARVSSFFWLQSMIRSDANRRILFDLDQSIQALSDSIGANDPETVRLTGIYHNLIRTWAET
- a CDS encoding TonB-dependent receptor — encoded protein: MATPGAAQDSDLIILPTVEVETTEEPTPQPAVKPAPRAAQPAPRRAAQPRAAEPTVCTAALAGTPVCAAEEAAERQAQELADAQARAAAKAAAGGSSYVDQDAPFKANTLANSRMPGPLKDNPRTVTAITQEVLETTGTTSVRELARSTPGISLGFGEGGNSFGDNIYIRGFKANNDTYTDGIRSPGTGVAETFSTEQVEVTKGPAGTVGGRGTTGGAIDVISKSPQDVDFTKTVTTVTDATTLRQTIDTNKVINDRLQLRFNGMLQDGEVAGRDEITDDRRGAALALKFAATDALTLEGNLSYTKIEQTPDWGVPYVNNEDLGLVGPVTEYGIDRDTFYGVPGRDFQTVEETVATAKATYAFDNGMTLTNTFRAARSTNDYVLTAPSSLIDNDSTNPEDWEVGLSFKSWNQQTDVLANVLELSGAAQFAGASHSYVLGLATSREEIEKLSYSNLSSEDYEPPAGQRGCTVSAVNPDPIGEGCWSGEEPVLGTDLTETTVKTTSLYALDTVTLSNRLKVNGGLRVDMYDIARSGGTGEDAYELSRDDVMLNWNLGATYAFTDRLNIYAAAATSTNPAGQELEAGGGFFGGLDDNGSGLAPEENTSLEIGAKYSFTPNLLFTAALYQTTKDQAREDIGPRGATVTSDTLKYRMRGLELGVAGKVTERLSLFGGANFMDSEVLRSADSDNIGLSVANVAHEQLNLLATYQVTDRLMLGGRVNYQGAIDLGSVAANGRSIPDAFTFDLLGEYEVADNTMLKMAVTNVADETVYDAAYRSGTPFTYVAPGREVSFSLEMKF